From the Streptomyces nigrescens genome, one window contains:
- a CDS encoding ATP-dependent Clp protease proteolytic subunit has protein sequence MLRPMARYVLPEFTERTSQGTRTMDPYSKLLSERIIFLGTPVDDASANDVMAQFIHLEHASPDQDISLYINSPGGSFTAMTAIYDTMRFVSCDVQTICLGQAASAAAVLLAAGTPGKRLALPGARILIHQPSITEPIQGQATDLQIQAEELLRTRDTLERMLAEHTGQTRERIAADIERDKIFDARAAQEYGLIDGLTHQRKQSVPQIGAR, from the coding sequence ATGCTGCGACCAATGGCCCGCTATGTCCTTCCGGAGTTCACCGAGCGCACGTCCCAGGGGACGCGCACCATGGACCCGTACTCGAAGCTGCTCAGCGAACGCATCATCTTCCTGGGCACCCCGGTCGACGACGCCTCCGCCAACGACGTGATGGCGCAGTTCATCCACCTCGAACACGCCTCGCCCGACCAGGACATCTCGCTCTACATCAACTCCCCCGGCGGCTCCTTCACGGCGATGACCGCCATCTACGACACGATGCGCTTCGTGTCGTGCGACGTGCAGACCATCTGCCTGGGGCAGGCCGCCTCCGCCGCCGCGGTACTGCTGGCCGCCGGCACCCCCGGAAAGCGGCTGGCGCTGCCCGGCGCCCGGATCCTGATCCACCAGCCCTCGATCACCGAGCCCATCCAGGGCCAGGCCACCGATCTGCAGATCCAGGCGGAGGAGCTGCTGCGCACCCGCGACACGCTGGAGCGGATGCTGGCGGAGCACACCGGACAGACGCGTGAGCGGATCGCCGCCGATATCGAGCGCGACAAGATCTTCGACGCCCGAGCCGCCCAGGAGTACGGCCTGATCGACGGGCTCACCCATCAGCGCAAGCAGTCCGTCCCCCAAATCGGCGCACGGTGA